Below is a genomic region from Xiphophorus hellerii strain 12219 chromosome 1, Xiphophorus_hellerii-4.1, whole genome shotgun sequence.
TTGTAGTTGAAGCCTCGTCCGTCgtgttttctttggtttttgttcatttaatcGCATTAAAACCGAACCCCAGCTGTTCAGTAACAGTTAGATGAAGGTCCGGAGACAGAAACGCTACCAGAGATGTAGCGATAGGAGCTCAAACGGCGACTGGAGGTAGCAGAGCAAGAGGAACACAGAAACATGGATGCTGCTTTTAAGATTCAGATGGACAGATTAGGTTAGTATGTTTTACTTCATTATATCAGCTGTTTGGACGCCAGCTACAGTTTACAATTATCTTACGcagaatttattaaattattcttattaatGTCGCAGAGCTACCAGCCACTTGTTGTCCTTGTTCTTTGCTTGGTCCAGAGGATCTGGACCCCTGGCTGGTAAATGATTGTTTGATGGAGACGTAGACTCtagtttaagttttattttttactcagtGGCTAACGTTTAACCGTGAAATATGAAATGCACCAGCTCCACGCTCATGGTGCGTTCCAGTTCTACTTGGAGCGGGAAAATCAAAAATCACTTTCTCCACTGGGAATGTGGGAGCAACTACGACTTCGCGTTTCAACATGGCCGCTCCTGACGTCACTAGTGACGAGTATGACATCACTAGTCTCTGTATATTCTTtcgtttttgtctttattgatGCTATGCCTGGTTCTGAGTTTCTGTTTAGCTGAGACAGCTTTGGGAACAACAGTTGATCTATTGCTGTTAATAACTTAAAGCTGCACTTtaatacaaatttattttttaggtaatttgttaaaactgtcaaaatttgctgacagtagaatatgagacagatgatctattaaaaaaagaatcaagcTCCCTTTGCTCATCCCAGTGATCTTGCTGCtatttgcagaaatacaccactagTAAGAGCCAGGAGGGGTGTCTCTGCAGTGTCAATCACGCTCCTGTACATGCTGCCCAGCAACCTTCCCCCGCTCAGTGTTTACCGTCACTCAAGCTCAAGACTGCTGGTGTGCTGCAGCTGTGCTAATGGCAGACAGGGAAACTAATGTTGCAGGAAAACTGCCAATTCCTCGAGTGGCGGCACCTGCTCAAAAAACAAGGAGAGGCAGGCGGAAGAAGTCCAAAGATGAAAAGCAAGctcaaaagaaagaactggACCGAGCCCGGAATAAAACCAGGATAAACATCGGAGCGGCTTTTCTGAGGTGGAGGGAGCTCCTCTACCTGAAACGCTTCAGATCCGATGCAGAGTTAGCCACGTTTCTGCTAGACAAGTAAGTATCtctgctggatttatttttaataacaacaCAACTATGACGGTTACATTATCTCCAGTCTCTTTTCACTCTGTAGCTTGTTGCTAAGTCTAACAGTTAGCTTGTTAGCTAGTAGCATGGCAGTAATGTTAGCGATCACTGCCAACTCTTTCACACTcagtatatattttattgtcttatttaGTTGttccaacatttattttgattcagAATGATGTCAGTAGTGAAATTAATTTGTGTATATTATCGTGATATAATGAAGTatttacaaaaagtaaataaaatatgagaGAACTGATTACAACATTAGCACCTAGCCTGTTGTGTTGGCTGTTTGTAATCCAAATGTTTAGtgttttgtgagttttttttcttctgatgaATGTGCTCATGTTTGACATAATACTCTACTGTCTGTAGATCATCTCTTTATAAGGTGAGTGTGTAGCGTGGTGAAGGTTGTCTATAGCTTCCAAACAGGCCTGACAGATTTTGTACGGTTTGGTTTATTGTAGATGTGAAGTTGGAGCTTTGACTTCCGTCAGCCATCAGGCCGCCCTGTCCAGTTCTGTCGGCAGCTCATCATCAGATCGGTGAGAAAATATTAGGAGCTCATATTGCCAAGTTCACTATGATGGGTCAGCCTGAGCGGTAGTCATGGCGACAGATTataatgtatgttttattttagaattatAAAAGTGAATTGAAAATCAGAGCCAATCATTTAAAGAAGATTTTAATGTgtgaagaaaaatctgttaatgGTTTAACCtcaagtattttattttctacagaGATCAGGACCTGAAATTCACTGCAGGATTGtgaattatttagttaaatCTTGCAAATCTAGATTTTATAATCTTAGTTCCTGCATACAATTACAGAGATGTATAATAACGTTTGCATTGGCGCCGTAGACtaccattaaaaacaaataatgagcAAAGTTGTGGATGTTTCTTTGTAAATTTAGATGTTCAGAATTTGCTCTGCATTGAGGGGGAAGAAATTAAATGTAGGTAATGTTAGAAGACGAAGCACAGAATTTCTTCAAGTTACTAAaggtaaagaaacaaaactcagGCAGATAAGATTAtatgtcacttttatttctACATGTTCTTGCTGTTAGCATTTCATCGCTGGACACTCATGATGACGTCAATGAAAGTGACTTCAATCACATTCAGAACTCTGTGTAAGTAGCATTTATACATATTTAACCTGAAATGTGACGTTTTGGTAtcagattaatatttttggttCATAGCATCGACTGGGCTGGGGACTGGACCCGGCCTCTGCAGGACGACGCTGGAGACGTTTCAGCTTCAGAGGAAGGGAGTAGCATGGAGGAAGGCAGTTACCATGACGACactgatgatgaggaggaggaggattaCATCCCCCCTTTATGCGTTCGGTAAGTTCCTAACTAAAAGTAATCTTTCATGAGAATAATTTTCCTTTATCATTGCTTTTTTGTATTCAATCAGCACTGCTGGTGCCGGTGAACAGAAGTTATGTCTGGATGCTCTTCCGGCCGTCGGCATGGAGGACACAGTTCATGACACTCTGGTCACAGAGTCAGCCGAGTCCCAACCAGTCCAGAGTGAGGATGACATCACTAATCATCCGGCAGCCATCACCTATCATGTCTGTCTGGTGCAACTCGCTCAGTATCTGCTGCTGCCCATCCCAGTGTGTACGGCTAAAGACCCGGTGACACTGGTGGAGTGTCAGGCAACTGGACCATTCCAAGTCCAGATCAAGTCCAGAGGAACAGCTGTCATCATGCAGTGGGTATGTTCATTTACTACTCCAGTGTTTCCCCTAGGGGGCGCCAAGCCAGCGAGAGCGCCTGCCGCACCGAGAAGATCACAGCCTGTAGGAATTGCAGGCTCACAGTTAATATTATTGACTTTGTCAGCCTAAGCACAGCACACTATCCAGGTGTGAGCTTTCATCTGTACGCAGTCGCTCGCCTACTGGTAGCGCGCTCTCAAACTCGGTCCAGAGCCGTGCTTTACGATGACGCTCCAGGCCACACTGCTAGCTCGGCTAGTCCTGGGCCTGGAGGatcggtgtcctgcaactcttagatgtctccctggtccaacacacttgaatccaacagctgaatcacctcctgcATGCAgtcagagtcctgctaatgacctcattgtttgactcaggtgtgttgaagtagagatgcatctaaaagttgcagagaccggccctccaggcctggagttgcccacctcTGTCCTAGAGGAAACGCTGCTCTCTGTTGTATCATTGTTGTGATGGTTAGAAagtaaagctaaatatttttaaacctgttttcCAGATGTGTTCTAACAATCACTGTGTGTGGGAGTGGAACTCCCAGCCCACTTTCAAAGACGGGATGCAAGCTGGCGACTTCCTTTTGGCCTCAAATATCATCCTGTCTGGCAACAACTATGCCAAAGTTGCATTGCTTTTCAAGTTTATGAAGATGGGAACAGTGGATTGGTCAACCTTCTTGAAAATACAGGACACATACTGTGTTGGAACCATCAAGGACTTTTGGGACAGCAGCAGAGCTGAGGTCGTTTCCAGGCTGAAATCAAAGGAAAATGTTGTTGTACTTGGTGAGTCTAGTGGTCAATTTTAAAACCTCGGGCAATGTTCACATGCAACTCTGTTTCTCCTGCTTTGATGAGAAATCTTTTTCTTGTGCATTTGGTACTTTTTAAAGCTGATGGTCATATGGACAGTCTTGGGtcgtctgctcagttctgcacCTACACCATCATGGAGaatgaaaccaaagaaatcctATCAATAGTCAACATTGACAAGGGGGAGACACAGAGGCGTTCTGTGATGATGGAGAGGGAAGGCTTCATCAGGAGCTTTGACCAAATCCACCAGGAGGTTAAACTCACTGAAGTTTGCACAGATTCACAGTCACAGATATCCGCTCTATTCGGTAAGTCCAGACCACAACCCGCTATGTTTTTCACACGCTTTGAACATTGCCATGGTGCAACGGATTTTGAAAGGCTGGAGCTGCTGCGTGaagaacaggacaacacaaaCTACAGAGTGAGACGAATGTTTGGAGCCCCCCTCATGACCGGTTAATGTGTCAGCTATAAACctagttttatattaaaacccTGTAATCTAAACCCTACAGCTTCATACTGTAGGATTTTACAGTGTAAAGCCCTACAGTTTTATACTGTAAGGGTTTAGGGAAGATTGTGGACGGCGTTTCTACAGAAGATCTATGGATCTATGGCACCGTTAGAAGGGCGGGGCGTCGAAGGAGGGGGGCCGGGGAGAGAGGGGGGGTCAAAGGAGAAatggtgtgtgtggggggggggctAGCGTACCGTTGAGTGCTGGGGCGGGGAGGTGGACTGACAGACAGCGTATTGCAAGAAGGAGGTCTGACTGTACGCTAAACCCCCCCTGCCTCCCCAGataagctgttttatttctataattattaGTAATGTCACTATCAGTAATAATGTGTCTACCTGAGGATTCCTCGGCTCATTATCTTTCATTAGAGCCTCGTTGATGACTGTATGTTGAAGCACTGAGGAGTTACAGTCATCTGATGTTTATATATCAGCTGTTATCCAAGTTGTGACACTTGGATAACAGCTGTACAtcctctaaaataaaacatgtccaaaatgacatttctttttgtgataTCTTGATCAGTCTTGAGATCCACAAGCAGAATACTTTATTCtacagatttattgtattttccagtCCATACATTCAACACTCAATGtacatttacaagaaataaaaatgaaaaatctgggtgaagcaaaattttttaatttcttttgtgttgCAAACATAATAGCTACAAACTACTtacagttaaagtatttttgactgaaaaatagaaaattcagCTTGTCATCTTCATAAAGAGACCAAGCTTTTTCATGTACTTCATATTGTTCaagaacagcagctgatttaattTAGGTTTACCTTTTCAGGCGTTTTTGGTGATTTAGGGGTTGAGAGTTAAGGGGTTAAGGAAGTAATTCTGACACTGAAGAAGACTTAAGTGGTTTTGGTGCACAGGAGGAAAATAAAGATGGTGATTAATGACTTTCATAGgctgatgtatttatttattaagcagCTATGTTACAGACACTGCTTTGAAAAAGCATTTATGGTACATATTTATGTATGTTACAGTGACATATTCcattagaagtaaaaaaaacaagtctgtAAATATCTCATGATGTGGCTCATAGACAAGCGTGGCCAGTATTcataccattttatttttcttttcaaaacttGTGGGTTTATCTCATATTCTTTGTGCTCACTAGTCTGGAAATTACGGTAATAAATGCTTGACCTCGTAGGATTTCATCTATCAATGCAACAGTATTCCTAATTTCATTTCTGTTATACTGTTATTTGATAGACCCAGTCAAAGGAAAGTATAAGGACAGTGGCGTGCTGCACACTCTAGACATGTGGCATGGTTCCAAAAACTTGGCCAAGAAGATGCATGCAGTAAGCTTTCTTGTgattaaaattaagaaatcaaaaatgacaaacttgtatatttttcttcaatatttcattttgttatttctgtatttgtgtttattaagGCAGGGCAGCAAAAGGGTTGTTCCATCCTGCTGCACTGGATCAAAGACATCTGCAATtatttctggttctgctgcaagATGACTGAAAACTATGATAACTTTTATGTGAGTCGCACCCAAACATCCTGGATGTAATTTTTCTAGCACTTCAGCATTGAGTTGTTGTTGCTATGTGgggtaaataaaaccagtttagAGGTTGGTATTCATTACTGCACATTGATAACTGTAATAGCAAGAGTGAAACATTGTGGGAAAAATGCAGCCACTATACTATACAAATTGTATATTTGATAAATGTAAGTTTAAactgttatgtttattttgtaatgtcAGGAGATGTGGGCTGGCCTTCTTAACCATGTAACAGGAGAACACGAGTGGCCCCTGGACGCCGGTCAGCGTCCGTCTGGGGAACGCAGAGACAAGGCGTGGATAGAAAACGGGTCCGTGGCCCATCAGGCTTTATCGGAAATTATTCTGAATCAACGCTGGCTTAAGGAAGTACACAAGTACTTGCACTTCAGGTATGAATATGTTTAATTATTCGGTGTTTCTACATATATTGCCCTTGAGAAAAAGCTTATATGATCTGATGGGTCTCATTGAAATTTTAGGTCAACGGCTGAGCTGGAATCTTTCCATAACCACATCCTGATGTATGCCAGCAAACGCTCCAGTTTCAGCCGTCCGGTCTATGAAGCCCGGATCTTCCTGGCTGGCCTGGATTACAACCACCATGTTCACAGAGCGCCCAAGAGAAAACCCGACGGCTCCGCAGAGTATgtagtactttttatttataatttgttACTCTACCTTATCAAGAAAGACTCtggatataaatattttcatttgtttttattgtttgtctaACATCTAATTTCAGATATCGGAAACTGTATAACAGGAAATCCAGAAAGTGGTGTTTGTATGCtataaaggaggaaaaggatTACCGCTACATCCCTCAGATTCAGAGGGCCATTGTAGGGAAGCGGGTGGCATCAGGGCGAGGTTTCCCTCGTCTTACTGCCACCACACAGAATGACGCTCGTCAGTACGGCGTGCTGTTCGTTGCACCAGCTTCCAGCACACAGCAGCCATTAAAGTCACAAGCCAGCAGGGGCCAGAGTAAGAAGCAGATGTTTGTGTCACTGTTTATAATTTCAACTAATTACATGGATTTTAGCGCATTAAAAATTTCAGCGCAATTTATCGCatgtcttttttgttgtgtaGAGTCAGAACTATGTATTCTCGTTTCTGGTACGGCCGTAATTCTGACGCACAAGCGACATTCGCAAACAGCGCTGTCATTTCTCATTTGTCTCGGCTCTCTGggggttaatttctgcttcataaacatgtagcagctcaCACTAATTTCAGCATCcgcatttctaaagaagctccatgaatgatcagagaAACTCTGGAAAGATGAACAGATAGAAAAACACTTTGCTCCAATGTGATGGTTGAAGAACAGACTAAAAACTAtgaatatctttgttgttgagctcatatgttGATGTAATAACTGAGCACCAAAtcgtttttaaattaaaaatgttgcttattttgttaatatgattgtttattaaaatccaatcattttgattaatttcagaCCCTTaaattaacttgattaaaaattgtaattgaATATCAAACCATCACAGCTGCTTTTTACATTCCTAAtgaaaatcctttaatttattaaattaggAAAGCTACGCCTCGTTTGGCAAGACTGAATTCTAGTTTTGATTATGATTAATTTTAAGGAGAAAAGTGCTTTCTTCCCCGTCAGTGAGGAAAGCACTTTTGGATCAATAATCCAAATTATTGATTCGGAATAATTTCCGAATCAAAAATCAGACATATCAAATTCTTGTGGACCttgaaggtgtgtgtgaaaacaaacatctcaaaGCAACATGACTGAGGTCAACGCTTCGACATCGATCACGTTGTTCCTTTCAGTCCACAGTtttctcctaaactctccacgTCGTTTTTAATGTTCTGTCTGATACGATTAGCCTCGTCCTTCTACATTTGCCTCAGTCTCTCTTAATCGCAGCTGTGACTAACAAAATATACTCTACCCACGTGTCGCTATAAAATCTTTGCTTTAacatagaaagtactcctgCACCAGTTTCTGTTCCATCTTCTCGAAACCAGAGGGGCCATGGCCAAAGGCGTAAATCCATCTCATTACTGGAGGAAccataaacaggaacatttccTAAGAGACATTTTGGGGGGTCGgcaaagttacagtgaaatgtaacgtaaaatgtggtttaaaaacttttaaaccacattcaagctgcaggaccaaaaatgactagtaatgcacattaaacatgttttattctcagtaaGCAAAttattgagaaataaaactaaaattcaaatgttgcttttatttgagttttgttcagtttgatctaatctctgctactcctttacaaacatttaaggttctaaataaaaaagttttaatgagtaactgctctcaataaaattcctcataaacattgatttattgaaatggctCATAATACAAGTTATGGGCTATTTAAATAATAACttgttaagttgctttatttttaagccttttttagttttgtcatgtcctggatgactgagaacCAACAGgtagatagaaatgaatatctgggGAATATTATAActtaaacataacatttaaagcagcagggtttatatagaaaaatattcagattttattttgtg
It encodes:
- the LOC116718590 gene encoding uncharacterized protein LOC116718590, which produces MADRETNVAGKLPIPRVAAPAQKTRRGRRKKSKDEKQAQKKELDRARNKTRINIGAAFLRWRELLYLKRFRSDAELATFLLDKCEVGALTSVSHQAALSSSVGSSSSDRISSLDTHDDVNESDFNHIQNSVIDWAGDWTRPLQDDAGDVSASEEGSSMEEGSYHDDTDDEEEEDYIPPLCVRTAGAGEQKLCLDALPAVGMEDTVHDTLVTESAESQPVQSEDDITNHPAAITYHVCLVQLAQYLLLPIPVCTAKDPVTLVECQATGPFQVQIKSRGTAVIMQWMCSNNHCVWEWNSQPTFKDGMQAGDFLLASNIILSGNNYAKVALLFKFMKMGTVDWSTFLKIQDTYCVGTIKDFWDSSRAEVVSRLKSKENVVVLADGHMDSLGSSAQFCTYTIMENETKEILSIVNIDKGETQRRSVMMEREGFIRSFDQIHQEVKLTEVCTDSQSQISALFDPVKGKYKDSGVLHTLDMWHGSKNLAKKMHAAGQQKGCSILLHWIKDICNYFWFCCKMTENYDNFYEMWAGLLNHVTGEHEWPLDAGQRPSGERRDKAWIENGSVAHQALSEIILNQRWLKEVHKYLHFRSTAELESFHNHILMYASKRSSFSRPVYEARIFLAGLDYNHHVHRAPKRKPDGSAEYRKLYNRKSRKWCLYAIKEEKDYRYIPQIQRAIVGKRVASGRGFPRLTATTQNDARQYGVLFVAPASSTQQPLKSQASRGQMLLADVPQIVVALEEDVEEPSPAVDQQKPEAPRIKEEPDDESQFSQLHQKQAEGRCLPASSSDDKMETEEEESSRNPDLHSHRDALEEKNPGVDHQDPKLLHIKQEEEEPWTGLEGEHLSEKQTDPFPLNVVLVKSEHEEKPLFSHLHQSEDEDLPTISSADQMKAENEEEDGGAAESSRNPDQHADGDTSSSSETEVSEDEEEEDDDSDYDFDDDDGDSDDEGSHPDSQHQRMSDSGSGTEDSETDWKEGRGQESGENAVNSLRCFECGKQFVNERSLQRHMTHHSTGRASRRAVKSKNTKGKKNVKTLSPGKVQSDVKLFTCDDCGKSFSWKNHLSRHKRIHTGEKPFGCDVCGQRFNQNSNLNKHMRIHTGGKPFGCDVCGQRFNLKSYLHIHMRIHTGEKPFGCDVCGQRFNQKSNLNKHAKIHSGGKPFGCDFCGQRFNLKSYLSKHVRIHTGEKPYRCSVCDQRFNLKSHLNLHKLTHTGEKPFACDICGQRLIQKSALKKHMKIHCEVKSFDCDVCGRRFNQKSALKRHLRIHTGDKPFGCDVCGQRFNQKAHLNKHMTLHTGAKLFGCDVCGLRFNLKSHLIKHSNVHKDGESVQI